The Musa acuminata AAA Group cultivar baxijiao chromosome BXJ2-2, Cavendish_Baxijiao_AAA, whole genome shotgun sequence genome has a segment encoding these proteins:
- the LOC135606198 gene encoding fatty acid amide hydrolase-like produces the protein MGLFRDAGKAYKPAPEVDLGAHSDEFYLHANVKAPRVAGLLVKIFVWILESPILGSIVLYILKKDNLIQRLVSVAEIQEPPLFTATHNSEDISEQSVTPIKPNLSPAERVQEAASCLPPCLDSSFTDSASQFKRWTIRDFFRAYKSGETTPLEVARRFLAAAKETEDPKLHMAFFISYSHEDILRQAEESSRRYHRGTPISMMDGVLVAIKDEIDCMPYPTTGGTRWLHKVRPCIEDASCVKQLRSCGAILVGKTNMHELGAGASGINPHYGATRNPYDINKISGGSSSGSAAAVCAGLCPVALGVDGGGSVRMPAALCGVVGFKPTSGRLSNSGILPLNWTVGMPGILAATVEDALITYAAICDHLPFSQPTFLQPSLNFPLLDSMQSITNIKLAKYGKWFNDSTIDIRNCCDQTLKMLSQHYGWKIVDVTVPEIEEMRLAHYITIGSECTASLAPHLSKLDYAEIGWDARVALSVYGSFSSRDYLNAQRIRNRQMYFHKEIFKRADVIVTPTTGVTAYPLLSDAADTGELDYINGAALVRFSIAGNFLGLPAVTLLVGYDKGGLPIGLQFIGRPWSEATLLHLAFAMQTLCIKSYKRPKVFYDLLKKEQA, from the exons ATGGGACTCTTCAGGGACGCCGGGAAAGCGTACAAGCCTGCCCCCGAGGTAGACCTCGGCGCCCACAGCGACGAGTTCTACCTGCATGCCAACGTCAAAG CTCCTCGTGTGGCGGGGCTTCTCGTCAAGATCTTCGTGTGGATTCTCGAGTCGCCCATCCTCGGATCGATCGTTCTCTACATACTGAAGAAGGACAACCTCATACAGAGG CTCGTCTCGGTCGCGGAGATCCAGGAGCCGCCACTGTTCACTGCCACCCACAACAGCGAAG ATATCTCAGAACAGAGTGTTACTCCCATAAAGCCCAATCTGTCGCCTGCCGAACGAGTTCAGGAAGCTGCAAGCTGCCTTCCTCCATGCTTGGATTCTTCCTTCACCGACTCGGCTTCCCAATTCAAACGCTGGACGATTCGGGACTTCTTCAGAGCTTACAAATCAGGAGAGACGACTCCTCTTGAG GTGGCGAGGAGGTTTCTGGCTGCGGCGAAGGAGACAGAGGATCCCAAACTCCACATGGCCTTCTTCATCAGCTACAGCCACGAAGACATTCTCAGGCAGGCAGAGGAATCATCACGGAGGTATCACAGAG GCACCCCAATTTCCATGATGGATGGAGTATTGGTTGCGATCAAGGACGAGATCGATTGCATGCCTTATCCCACTACCG GAGGAACGAGGTGGCTGCACAAGGTGAGGCCGTGTATCGAGGATGCCAGCTGCGTCAAGCAACTGCGGTCTTGTGGTGCGATCCTCGTGGGGAAGACCAACATGCACGAGCTCGGCGCCGGCGCCAGTGGCATCAATCCTCACTATGG GGCAACAAGGAATCCTTACGACATCAACAAGATATCTGGAGGTTCATCAAGTGGATCTGCTGCAGCAGTGTGTGCTGGGCTGTGTCCAGTTGCACTCGGTGTCGATGGCGGAG GGTCTGTGAGAATGCCTGCTGCACTATGTGGCGTTGTTGGATTCAAGCCAACTTCTGGTCGCTTATCAAATTCTGG GATACTCCCACTAAATTGGACAGTCGGAATGCCGGGGATATTAGCAGCAACTGTTGAAGATGCACTTATAAC TTATGCAGCTATTTGTGATCATCTTCCATTTAGTCAACCAACATTTTTACAG CCCTCATTGAACTTTCCTCTGCTCGACTCCATGCAGTCAATCACCAACATCAAATTAGCCAAATATGGCAAG TGGTTTAATGACAGCACAATTGACATTAGAAACTGTTGTGACCAAACTCTAAAGATGCTATCCCAGCATTATGGATGGAAG ATTGTTGATGTCACCGTACCTGAGATAGAAGAGATGCGCCTGGCTCACTACATAACAATTGGATCCGAATGCACTGCTTCATTGGCTCCACATCTTTCAAAACT TGATTATGCAGAAATAGGGTGGGATGCAAGAGTAGCACTTTCTGTTTATGGTTCGTTCAGTAGCAGAGACTATTTGAATGCACAAAGAATCAG GAACCGTCAGATGTACTTCCACAAAGAAATTTTCAAAAGGGCAGATGTGATTGTCACACCTACGACAGG TGTAACTGCATACCCATTACTAAGTGATGCTGCGGACACTGGAGAACTAGATTACATAAATGGAG CTGCACTCGTCAGGTTCTCGATAGCAGGAAACTTCCTTGGATTGCCTGCAGTTACCCTTCTG GTTGGTTATGACAAGGGAGGCTTACCAATCGGCCTTCAATTTATTGGGAGACCATGGTCTGAAGCAACATTACTCCATCTGGCATTCGCGATGCAG ACGCTATGCATTAAAAGCTACAAAAGGCCAAAGGTGTTTTATGATCTCCTCAAGAAAGAACAAGCATAG